A portion of the Calothrix sp. 336/3 genome contains these proteins:
- the rpmG gene encoding 50S ribosomal protein L33, protein MAKAKGVRIIVTLECTECRTNPDKRSPGVSRYTTMKNRRNTTNRLELKKFCPHCNKHTVHKEIK, encoded by the coding sequence ATGGCTAAAGCTAAAGGTGTCCGCATTATCGTGACACTGGAATGTACAGAGTGTCGTACAAATCCAGATAAACGTTCTCCCGGTGTTTCGCGTTATACAACCATGAAAAATCGTCGTAACACCACCAACCGTTTAGAACTGAAAAAGTTCTGTCCCCACTGCAACAAGCATACTGTTCACAAGGAAATCAAATAG
- a CDS encoding phosphate/phosphite/phosphonate ABC transporter substrate-binding protein → MKVSKQGLLGFSAACLAVAGIAASPLGGTEAIAKPLANIKEQTLLAQNQKALTIVFPSRSDSTDLQTKANAVAAFLSKELGMPVKAQIGDDTAAVEALRANRADVAFLSSRPALKAESLANAKLYLAEVRDNYSGKYTYNSIFVVPKNSPLKTGTDAKKTLGQLKGKKMAFTSPTSGSGFIFPVSQLVKAGFVPNKDRLDGFFGQVSYGGNYSKALQAVLRGQAEVAAVSEYALFSPYITAEEKNQLRILYKIPGVPAHGIAIDDDVAAPMREKIINAMLKLNQPKNNQLLRSLYNSTELVRVDHNRHLAPVRNALKLVGMEP, encoded by the coding sequence ATGAAAGTTAGCAAACAAGGTTTGCTGGGGTTTAGTGCTGCCTGTTTAGCAGTAGCTGGTATAGCTGCAAGTCCACTAGGGGGTACGGAGGCGATCGCTAAGCCACTGGCAAACATCAAAGAGCAAACTTTACTTGCTCAAAATCAAAAGGCTTTAACAATAGTTTTTCCTAGTCGTTCTGATAGCACTGACTTGCAAACAAAAGCTAATGCAGTGGCTGCATTTTTAAGCAAGGAACTGGGAATGCCAGTTAAAGCACAAATTGGAGATGACACCGCAGCAGTGGAAGCTCTACGAGCTAATCGTGCAGATGTCGCATTTTTAAGTAGTCGCCCAGCATTGAAAGCGGAAAGTTTAGCCAATGCCAAGCTCTATCTAGCAGAAGTTCGTGACAACTACTCTGGAAAATATACCTATAATTCAATATTTGTTGTCCCGAAAAATAGCCCCTTAAAAACTGGTACCGATGCCAAAAAAACCTTGGGGCAGTTGAAGGGTAAGAAAATGGCATTTACCTCTCCCACCTCCGGTTCTGGGTTTATTTTCCCTGTAAGTCAGTTGGTGAAAGCAGGTTTTGTCCCCAATAAAGACCGTTTGGACGGTTTCTTTGGACAGGTAAGTTACGGTGGTAACTATAGCAAAGCATTACAAGCTGTTCTGCGTGGACAAGCGGAAGTCGCGGCAGTCTCAGAATATGCCTTGTTCTCTCCCTACATCACTGCCGAAGAAAAGAATCAATTGCGTATACTCTACAAAATTCCAGGTGTGCCAGCCCACGGTATAGCTATTGATGATGATGTGGCAGCACCAATGCGGGAAAAAATCATCAATGCCATGCTGAAGTTGAATCAGCCGAAGAATAATCAATTGCTACGTAGTCTTTACAACTCCACAGAGTTAGTGCGGGTTGATCATAACCGTCACCTAGCACCTGTACGTAATGCCTTGAAATTAGTCGGTATGGAGCCATAG
- a CDS encoding acyl transferase codes for MNLDIKQITAESQPEKMTLLSTILSFFPLFIIILGCSCLLWICTAPSFFSVLSLILTLYALPLLIYKIHNYFYPISEGISYLQGKAYSPWWGSYQIQVIYITFPILESLLRLIPGMFSLWLRLWGAKVGKGVYWTPHLEISDRGFLEIGDYVIFGHKVGIYSHVIKPRKDNLMLYVKKVQIGSHSFIGAGSYLGTGVVITEGSLVNADSKLFPNQKY; via the coding sequence ATGAATCTAGATATTAAGCAAATAACAGCAGAGTCTCAACCAGAAAAAATGACTCTCTTGAGTACAATTCTTTCCTTTTTTCCCTTATTTATCATTATTCTAGGATGTAGTTGCTTACTCTGGATATGTACCGCTCCTAGTTTTTTTAGTGTCTTGAGTCTGATTTTGACTCTGTATGCTTTACCTCTATTGATATATAAAATACACAATTACTTTTATCCAATTTCAGAAGGAATTAGCTATCTTCAAGGAAAAGCCTATTCTCCTTGGTGGGGGAGTTATCAAATTCAAGTAATATATATTACCTTCCCCATCCTAGAATCTCTCCTACGTTTAATCCCTGGAATGTTTTCACTATGGTTGCGATTGTGGGGTGCAAAGGTGGGAAAAGGAGTATATTGGACACCACATTTAGAAATTAGCGATCGCGGTTTTTTAGAAATCGGTGACTACGTAATTTTTGGACACAAAGTAGGAATCTATTCCCATGTGATCAAACCTCGGAAAGATAACCTGATGCTGTATGTCAAAAAAGTTCAAATCGGTAGTCACTCATTTATTGGTGCTGGTTCATACCTAGGAACGGGTGTAGTGATTACTGAGGGAAGTTTAGTTAACGCAGATAGTAAATTATTCCCCAATCAAAAATATTGA
- the rpsR gene encoding 30S ribosomal protein S18: MSYYRRRLSPIKPGDPIDYKDVDLLRKFITERGKILPRRITGLTCQQQRELTFAIKRARILALLPFINAEG; the protein is encoded by the coding sequence ATGAGCTACTATCGTCGTCGTTTGTCTCCCATCAAACCCGGAGACCCCATAGATTACAAAGATGTTGACCTGTTGCGTAAATTCATCACTGAGCGCGGCAAAATTCTCCCCCGTCGGATCACCGGATTGACATGTCAGCAACAGAGGGAATTAACCTTCGCCATCAAACGGGCGCGGATTTTGGCACTGTTGCCATTTATCAATGCAGAAGGCTAA
- a CDS encoding aromatic ring-hydroxylating dioxygenase subunit alpha yields MSHNHASLNQNTQPLINMPIFNNWDVVTKGWYLVCASREISLQQAKSFTLCGQRIVIFRGKDSKIRALDAFCPHLGTDLAIGKVDGNLIRCFFHHWAFSGDGICQDIPCQKDIPSKVKLQAYATDEKYGFIWVYPDKNAPQGVAEFDELMGKQIISLPDKSFTRNCHHHICMMNGIDAQHLQTVHKLNIQMELSLEEYSQGTIIDFTLSGKFPQTTAREKIAQSLIGEEYAYTMRYADGCIGLLTIMKKAKIIPPLHMIYAYTPLAPGVTRIQPIYVTAKRQGIFGFLLTHFLLLLTRLAYYFLRGEDGMIYDNIRYNPNNILNIDTPLVKYMQYVNQLQPAIWSK; encoded by the coding sequence ATGTCACACAACCATGCATCTCTCAATCAAAATACTCAACCTCTAATTAATATGCCAATTTTCAATAATTGGGATGTAGTGACAAAGGGTTGGTACTTAGTTTGTGCGAGTCGAGAAATTTCCTTACAGCAAGCAAAATCTTTCACTCTCTGTGGACAAAGAATTGTCATTTTTCGTGGTAAAGATAGTAAAATTCGAGCTTTGGATGCATTTTGCCCTCACCTCGGAACTGATTTAGCAATTGGGAAAGTAGATGGTAATTTAATTCGTTGTTTTTTCCATCATTGGGCATTTAGTGGTGACGGAATCTGTCAAGATATTCCCTGTCAAAAGGATATACCAAGTAAAGTCAAATTACAAGCCTATGCTACCGATGAAAAGTATGGTTTTATTTGGGTATATCCAGACAAAAATGCTCCCCAAGGAGTTGCGGAATTTGACGAATTAATGGGAAAGCAAATCATCTCCCTTCCTGACAAATCTTTCACTAGAAACTGCCACCATCACATATGTATGATGAATGGAATTGACGCTCAACATTTGCAAACTGTTCATAAATTAAATATTCAAATGGAGTTGTCTTTAGAGGAATATTCTCAAGGAACAATAATTGACTTTACCCTGAGTGGAAAATTTCCCCAGACAACAGCAAGGGAGAAAATTGCTCAAAGCTTGATTGGGGAAGAATATGCGTATACCATGCGATATGCAGATGGGTGTATCGGACTTTTAACAATTATGAAAAAAGCCAAAATTATCCCACCTCTACATATGATTTATGCTTACACACCTTTAGCACCAGGAGTCACCCGAATTCAACCAATTTACGTGACAGCAAAACGTCAAGGAATTTTTGGTTTTCTCCTCACCCATTTTTTACTGTTGCTAACTAGACTTGCGTATTATTTTCTGCGAGGTGAAGATGGCATGATATATGACAATATTCGCTATAACCCGAATAATATCCTGAATATTGATACACCCTTAGTAAAATATATGCAATATGTGAACCAACTTCAGCCTGCAATTTGGTCAAAATAA
- a CDS encoding aromatic ring-hydroxylating dioxygenase subunit alpha, giving the protein MKFEDFWYIVCESQQLKPHTVLQRTVLNEWLVVFRDENGEAVVLRDRCMHRNSRLSPGKVCQGKIHCPYHGWVYDKTGQVVAVPAEGENFQTIATRKTRRYHTQEKDGFVYVRLAENPTTEFTPFAMPFYRQPGWETVRVINRFRNNVTNCAENFIDIPHTASVHPGVFRKPRQQQLEMTVRRCKGSVFVEYRNETNNLGWFSRFLNRKGYEIRHTDSFHMPNITSVEYDMGNQRRLFITSQSIPETENSTLVYTDVTYNYGIWNQLARPFIHWTAQYIIHQDVQILGIQGETIEKYGTQFANTPADTIHVFVESIRKQIATGEDPRNLSEKSVNIKFWV; this is encoded by the coding sequence ATGAAATTTGAGGATTTTTGGTATATCGTTTGCGAGAGTCAACAGCTCAAACCCCATACTGTATTACAAAGAACCGTTTTAAATGAATGGTTAGTAGTATTTCGGGATGAAAATGGAGAAGCAGTTGTATTGCGCGATCGCTGTATGCATCGTAACAGTCGTCTCTCCCCTGGTAAAGTCTGCCAAGGCAAAATTCACTGCCCCTACCACGGATGGGTGTACGATAAGACTGGGCAAGTTGTGGCTGTACCAGCAGAAGGAGAAAACTTTCAAACTATAGCTACAAGAAAAACTCGACGCTACCATACTCAAGAAAAGGATGGTTTCGTTTACGTCCGTTTAGCTGAAAATCCTACAACAGAGTTTACACCCTTTGCAATGCCTTTTTATCGGCAACCGGGATGGGAAACAGTACGAGTTATCAACCGTTTTCGTAACAACGTGACTAACTGTGCAGAAAACTTCATTGATATTCCCCACACTGCTTCCGTACATCCAGGAGTTTTTCGTAAACCCCGTCAGCAGCAGCTAGAAATGACGGTACGAAGATGCAAAGGTTCAGTTTTTGTGGAATACCGCAACGAAACCAATAACTTAGGTTGGTTTTCCCGTTTCCTCAACCGCAAAGGTTACGAAATACGTCATACCGATAGTTTCCATATGCCCAACATCACTAGTGTGGAATATGATATGGGAAACCAGCGCCGACTTTTCATCACCAGTCAGTCAATTCCTGAAACAGAGAATTCCACCCTAGTCTACACCGATGTTACTTATAACTATGGGATTTGGAATCAATTAGCTCGTCCTTTTATTCACTGGACTGCTCAATATATTATCCATCAAGATGTGCAGATTTTGGGCATTCAAGGAGAAACTATCGAAAAATACGGTACACAGTTTGCCAATACCCCCGCAGATACTATCCATGTCTTTGTGGAATCAATTCGCAAACAAATTGCCACGGGAGAAGATCCCAGAAATCTGTCAGAGAAGTCTGTCAATATTAAATTTTGGGTGTAA
- a CDS encoding phosphonate ABC transporter ATP-binding protein, translated as MNDIAIECKNVQTPYSHSLQRPIINGVNLQIHRGEFVALLGLNGAGKSSLLRSLVGLVPIHQGNIYINGNSVSPRTLPQTRRDVAMLFQGGGLIRQLSAIDNVLCGRLGVRNTWQTFWGFSKRDRHLAQELLEQLGLKDKIHEKVSKLSGGQQQRVAIARALIQSPQILLADEPITGLDVLASEQVMQILSELNSQQKITIVTVLHDLTIAAKYAQRAIILSAGCVIYDGDANNLPSKFAQV; from the coding sequence ATGAATGATATCGCCATTGAGTGTAAAAATGTTCAAACTCCATATTCCCATTCTTTGCAACGCCCTATTATCAATGGAGTGAATTTACAAATACACAGAGGTGAATTTGTGGCATTGTTGGGACTCAATGGTGCAGGAAAGTCAAGTTTACTGCGATCGCTAGTCGGGTTAGTTCCCATTCATCAGGGTAATATCTATATTAATGGTAATTCTGTCAGCCCTCGAACCTTACCCCAAACTCGACGCGATGTAGCAATGTTATTTCAGGGTGGAGGTTTAATTCGTCAACTCTCAGCCATAGATAATGTGTTGTGTGGACGCTTAGGAGTTAGAAATACTTGGCAAACGTTCTGGGGTTTTTCCAAACGCGATCGCCATCTAGCTCAGGAACTCCTAGAACAGTTAGGATTAAAAGATAAAATCCACGAGAAAGTCAGTAAACTCAGTGGTGGGCAACAACAAAGGGTAGCGATCGCCCGTGCATTAATTCAGTCACCCCAAATACTCCTCGCAGATGAACCCATTACAGGTTTAGATGTTCTTGCTTCTGAGCAAGTTATGCAGATTCTCTCAGAATTAAATTCCCAACAAAAAATCACTATCGTCACAGTTTTACATGATTTAACTATCGCTGCCAAATATGCCCAACGAGCGATAATTTTATCTGCCGGTTGCGTGATTTATGATGGCGATGCCAACAATCTTCCGTCCAAATTTGCCCAAGTTTAA
- a CDS encoding aromatic ring-hydroxylating dioxygenase subunit alpha, translating to MNGQSTITNTHNRPKNFNNPTSFIEGWYWVIPSRELHIQQIKAVNFLGKELAIYRTQDGKIIAVDAYCPHMGAHLAEGKVDGEGIRCFFHNWKFASDGTCVEVPCMGAALPVKIKTWHTVEKYGLIWIWTGETPHQSLPFVPELAEEECDFAFGSRFQKNCHPNVLMINAIDAHHFNTVHNFPVEIVFKRQEINDNAITFSNTTRGGEDSIFLKLIRPFYQEAVTYSMCYWYGSTGTVTVGPDFLHFHIMFTLRLLEGGKTEGQTILITKKRPGLWGWLFNRVILWLTKLVGNYFAKGDTKIFQTIKFDLKTPTKADTSILQFIQHVEKQRAIAWQSWESVN from the coding sequence ATGAATGGTCAATCAACAATCACCAATACCCATAATCGACCAAAAAACTTTAATAATCCGACAAGTTTTATTGAAGGTTGGTATTGGGTAATCCCATCCCGTGAGTTACACATTCAACAGATAAAAGCTGTAAATTTTTTAGGTAAAGAATTAGCAATTTACCGCACTCAAGATGGTAAAATTATTGCAGTAGATGCCTATTGTCCTCACATGGGAGCGCACCTAGCAGAGGGTAAAGTAGATGGTGAGGGAATCCGGTGTTTTTTCCATAATTGGAAATTTGCTAGTGATGGTACTTGTGTAGAGGTTCCCTGTATGGGGGCAGCATTGCCTGTTAAGATTAAGACTTGGCACACTGTGGAAAAATACGGATTGATATGGATATGGACAGGAGAAACACCGCACCAATCCTTACCTTTTGTGCCAGAATTGGCAGAGGAAGAATGTGATTTTGCCTTTGGTTCTCGATTTCAGAAAAATTGTCACCCTAATGTGTTGATGATTAATGCAATTGATGCCCATCATTTTAATACAGTTCATAATTTCCCGGTCGAAATTGTTTTTAAGCGCCAAGAAATTAACGATAATGCGATTACTTTTAGCAATACGACAAGGGGGGGAGAGGATTCAATTTTTCTGAAATTAATTCGCCCTTTTTATCAAGAAGCAGTCACCTATAGTATGTGCTATTGGTATGGTAGTACAGGTACGGTGACGGTGGGTCCTGATTTCTTACATTTTCATATTATGTTTACCCTGCGATTATTGGAGGGGGGGAAAACCGAGGGACAAACTATTTTAATTACGAAAAAACGTCCTGGTTTGTGGGGATGGTTATTTAATCGAGTCATCCTGTGGTTGACAAAACTAGTTGGAAATTATTTTGCCAAAGGTGATACTAAAATATTTCAAACTATTAAGTTTGATTTAAAAACTCCGACAAAAGCGGATACTTCTATTTTACAATTTATTCAACATGTTGAAAAGCAACGGGCAATAGCTTGGCAAAGTTGGGAATCTGTGAACTAA
- a CDS encoding ferritin-like domain-containing protein: MNNLIAGFNLPHVSKESKINRILDAALASREIEYFNSSQAREITPVYWKEDYFNLNKLSIFCDGTGEDKHKILELCNYQLLEEAYFIEKAGVGYMAKMVTLADTLEERMLYGLFCGDEVTHLAQISHFCQAENFQATNNLFLQLLGEVVETEDKSVMLFILQVVLEGWGLSHYRSLAKNCQDGELSQVLQSFLDDESRHHGTGVNLLEQVMVNSVSEKVMIETLALFLQMVQVGPQGVVTAIEQVKGYLSRQDKIRILEELDTENHSGTRLKVLRSLMRHPNTENLVAELEGMGCFQPLAAEKCV, from the coding sequence ATGAATAATTTAATTGCTGGTTTTAATTTACCTCATGTGTCTAAAGAGAGTAAAATTAATAGGATTTTAGATGCGGCTTTAGCTAGTCGCGAAATTGAATATTTCAACAGTTCTCAAGCTAGAGAAATTACTCCTGTCTATTGGAAAGAAGATTATTTCAACTTAAATAAGCTATCTATTTTTTGTGATGGAACTGGTGAGGATAAACACAAAATTTTAGAGCTTTGTAATTATCAACTACTAGAAGAAGCTTATTTTATTGAAAAAGCTGGTGTCGGTTATATGGCAAAAATGGTGACACTTGCTGACACGTTAGAGGAGCGGATGTTATATGGATTATTTTGCGGAGACGAGGTGACACATCTAGCTCAAATTAGCCATTTTTGCCAAGCTGAAAATTTTCAAGCAACGAATAATTTATTTTTGCAACTATTAGGAGAGGTGGTAGAAACTGAAGATAAATCTGTGATGTTGTTTATCTTGCAAGTTGTTTTGGAAGGTTGGGGGTTGAGTCATTACCGCAGTTTGGCAAAAAATTGTCAGGATGGAGAATTGAGTCAGGTTTTACAGAGTTTTTTGGATGATGAGAGTCGTCATCATGGTACAGGGGTAAATTTGTTAGAGCAGGTGATGGTAAATTCTGTCAGTGAAAAAGTGATGATAGAGACTCTAGCTTTATTCTTGCAGATGGTGCAGGTGGGACCCCAGGGAGTTGTGACAGCAATTGAGCAGGTGAAAGGATACCTTTCCCGTCAGGATAAAATACGGATATTAGAAGAACTAGATACTGAAAACCATAGTGGTACTCGATTGAAGGTGTTGCGATCGCTAATGCGTCATCCGAATACAGAAAATCTGGTTGCAGAGTTGGAAGGAATGGGATGTTTTCAACCCCTAGCAGCAGAGAAGTGTGTTTAA
- a CDS encoding sterol desaturase family protein: protein MVIFLTFIILVTVTVIDKNRWSILLKKKLSDWFLDTVGLLFQGIIIPVLQYTIVFKFYQYFLPHYQGSLNCHPLVGFCLSFICVDYLYYWNHRLLHSSWLWKLHQVHHTVTDMDVFGTSRNTLWTSFLIIYLWIHPLFIYLLDNPTGYIFGASLTSALDLWRHSVFSPSGESWLFRCLSPWLILPQDHGWHHAASDIQVNFGGNWKIWDRLHQTYWKSSAVPEKLGIEVTWKLSQKLLLF, encoded by the coding sequence ATGGTAATATTCTTAACTTTTATAATTCTAGTTACAGTAACTGTAATAGATAAAAATCGCTGGAGTATTCTACTGAAAAAAAAACTGAGTGATTGGTTTTTAGATACCGTAGGATTATTATTTCAAGGAATTATCATTCCCGTTCTACAATACACAATTGTATTTAAGTTCTATCAATATTTTTTACCTCATTACCAAGGTAGTTTAAATTGCCATCCCCTCGTAGGATTTTGCCTCAGTTTTATTTGTGTAGATTATTTATATTATTGGAATCATCGTTTATTGCATAGCTCTTGGTTGTGGAAATTGCATCAAGTGCATCATACTGTCACAGACATGGATGTTTTTGGAACATCTAGAAATACTCTATGGACAAGTTTTTTAATTATCTATCTGTGGATTCATCCCTTATTTATCTATCTTTTAGACAATCCTACTGGGTATATTTTTGGTGCAAGTCTGACATCTGCACTAGATTTGTGGCGACATAGTGTGTTTTCACCTTCAGGGGAATCATGGCTTTTTCGCTGTTTATCGCCTTGGTTAATTTTACCACAAGACCATGGATGGCATCATGCTGCAAGTGATATTCAGGTTAACTTTGGGGGTAATTGGAAAATTTGGGATAGGTTGCACCAGACTTACTGGAAATCATCAGCAGTTCCAGAAAAGTTAGGAATAGAAGTTACCTGGAAACTGTCTCAAAAACTATTGCTCTTTTAA
- the phnE gene encoding phosphonate ABC transporter, permease protein PhnE codes for MKNLPIFSQWVIYLLIFFITIFIYTWALQGIGVDTQVMQDSLTYVSKFLADFFPPNWEVLDIAIKALIETMQMSLWGTTIGAILSIPIAIASARNTAPIWLQWLANFLQNAVRSVPSIILGLIFVAATGLGAAAGTLALSIYTIGYLAKFYQQAIEAVDSRSLESLQVIGASKLQIAQYGIIPQVLPLSLGYTLWMFEYNIRAASVLGVVGAGGIGFQLKSYIDGFEYTKATTMMLVLLVVVTLIDTVSSQLRQRLEGM; via the coding sequence ATGAAAAATCTCCCTATTTTTTCTCAATGGGTAATTTATTTACTCATATTTTTTATAACTATTTTTATTTATACCTGGGCACTGCAAGGTATCGGTGTGGACACTCAAGTCATGCAGGATAGCTTAACCTATGTCAGTAAGTTTCTTGCGGACTTTTTCCCCCCCAATTGGGAAGTTTTGGATATTGCAATCAAAGCATTAATTGAAACAATGCAGATGTCCCTATGGGGAACCACCATCGGCGCAATTCTCTCCATCCCCATTGCGATCGCCAGCGCTCGTAACACCGCCCCCATCTGGTTACAATGGTTGGCGAATTTTCTCCAAAACGCTGTACGTTCCGTTCCTTCCATCATTCTGGGACTAATTTTCGTCGCCGCCACCGGTTTGGGTGCAGCTGCCGGAACCCTTGCCCTCAGTATTTATACTATTGGCTACCTGGCAAAGTTTTACCAACAAGCAATCGAAGCGGTAGATTCTCGCTCCTTGGAATCACTCCAAGTTATTGGTGCGTCAAAATTACAAATTGCCCAATATGGCATTATTCCCCAAGTCTTACCCTTGAGCCTAGGTTACACCCTGTGGATGTTTGAATATAATATTCGCGCTGCTTCAGTATTGGGTGTTGTCGGTGCCGGGGGTATTGGTTTTCAACTCAAAAGTTATATTGATGGCTTTGAATATACCAAAGCAACAACCATGATGCTAGTACTACTCGTTGTTGTCACCCTAATCGATACTGTCAGTAGTCAATTGCGTCAACGCTTAGAGGGGATGTAG
- a CDS encoding 2Fe-2S iron-sulfur cluster-binding protein, with protein MKQYTITFTHSHHPPLKLAEYQLLSEHLTVENSPLLFGCRTGICGTCLIEVSGNISPATEEETEVLEILAPGNKKARLACQIQVTGDMEICRI; from the coding sequence ATGAAACAATATACTATTACTTTCACCCACAGTCACCATCCACCTCTGAAATTAGCAGAATATCAGTTACTCTCAGAACATTTAACTGTGGAAAATTCTCCTTTGTTATTTGGTTGTCGTACAGGAATTTGTGGTACTTGCTTAATAGAAGTTAGTGGTAATATTTCCCCTGCAACGGAGGAAGAAACAGAAGTTTTAGAAATTTTAGCCCCAGGAAATAAGAAAGCTAGACTTGCTTGTCAAATTCAAGTAACTGGGGATATGGAAATTTGTCGAATATAG
- a CDS encoding RDD family protein: MTIEPIPQKKYPRVQIGRRAMALGIDFLGTWLLSSLLATGDVGIQFLQILVFIFAWLGFRVLLVYSNQGQSLGKWAFDIKVLESERGRVPDLPTLLKREAIVGASALLVAIAWNNILRNPTAILLMLPLAIDCGAAVSDTQFRQALHDRYAGTMIVSSRRGYSLDIKVKRLVETWRRNVRR; this comes from the coding sequence ATGACTATTGAACCCATTCCCCAAAAAAAATACCCCAGAGTCCAAATTGGACGACGTGCGATGGCTTTAGGGATTGACTTCCTGGGTACTTGGTTACTCAGTTCCCTGCTGGCAACCGGTGATGTGGGAATTCAATTTTTACAAATACTAGTATTTATTTTTGCTTGGTTAGGATTTCGGGTGCTGCTTGTGTATAGCAATCAGGGGCAAAGTCTAGGAAAATGGGCTTTTGACATCAAAGTCCTAGAATCAGAGCGCGGAAGAGTTCCTGATTTACCTACCTTATTAAAAAGGGAAGCCATCGTTGGGGCTAGTGCTTTATTAGTAGCGATCGCCTGGAATAACATACTTCGCAATCCCACTGCTATACTACTAATGCTTCCCCTGGCGATTGATTGCGGTGCTGCTGTATCTGATACTCAGTTTCGGCAAGCTTTGCATGATCGCTATGCCGGGACTATGATAGTTTCGTCCCGTCGGGGCTATTCGTTAGATATAAAAGTCAAACGTTTAGTTGAAACTTGGCGGCGAAATGTGAGAAGATAG
- a CDS encoding P-aminobenzoate N-oxygenase AurF, with product MLLEQKPALIDNQKTFRRLQINHTRNRQQDHTQLLEEATANFSYVDCKDEYWNPEQFSLFYGTPLWEEATPSQRIILNQLYWVAYYSQIISAEIATIYFNQTSATALYAHEDFRIICDTLDLESAQERAHIHAFRVVSQEVENYCFGKQIFTYPMRTPFTETMVFADTSFFQEKWKKLQLKAFGLLSADNIFLGCQYFTVRGLRTLNGKLVQHKLSNYYQKHPNQQQAPIPAKISYYHFMDESFHFNSSTIISHDVINCLKPPTQFEKYIANLGIRGCQQDHYNFSVAINGIFWYDPALYYAVYEILRSPVFNMSEKDAQEMMRRCFTEETEALHLSYKTHREAMESYKVYLESLDYVWQSNKNMSLMQVNSIERYLKTQKVKFKQVFYSV from the coding sequence ATGCTTTTAGAACAAAAACCAGCTTTAATTGATAATCAGAAAACTTTTCGCCGCCTACAAATTAATCATACTCGTAATCGTCAACAAGACCATACGCAATTACTAGAGGAAGCAACAGCAAATTTTTCCTATGTCGATTGCAAAGATGAATATTGGAACCCAGAACAATTTTCCCTATTCTATGGAACACCTCTTTGGGAGGAAGCAACACCTAGTCAAAGGATAATTTTAAATCAACTATATTGGGTGGCGTACTATTCTCAAATTATTTCTGCCGAAATTGCCACTATTTATTTCAATCAAACGAGTGCAACTGCTCTCTATGCCCACGAAGATTTTCGGATTATTTGTGATACTCTAGATTTAGAATCTGCTCAAGAGCGTGCCCACATTCATGCTTTTCGAGTCGTTTCCCAGGAAGTAGAAAATTATTGTTTTGGTAAACAAATTTTTACTTATCCTATGCGAACCCCCTTTACAGAAACGATGGTGTTTGCAGACACGAGTTTTTTTCAAGAAAAATGGAAGAAGTTACAACTCAAAGCATTTGGGTTACTTTCCGCAGATAATATTTTTCTCGGTTGTCAATATTTTACAGTGCGCGGTTTACGGACTTTGAATGGAAAGTTAGTGCAACATAAACTGAGTAACTACTACCAAAAGCATCCTAACCAACAGCAAGCACCAATTCCTGCTAAGATTTCCTACTATCATTTCATGGATGAAAGTTTTCACTTCAATAGTTCCACAATTATTTCCCATGACGTGATTAATTGCCTCAAACCACCGACTCAATTTGAAAAGTATATTGCCAATTTGGGTATACGTGGTTGTCAGCAAGACCATTATAACTTTTCTGTGGCGATTAATGGGATTTTTTGGTATGACCCGGCTTTATATTATGCTGTCTATGAAATATTGCGATCGCCAGTTTTTAATATGTCTGAAAAAGATGCTCAAGAAATGATGCGTCGTTGCTTTACTGAAGAAACGGAAGCGCTACATCTGAGCTATAAAACCCACAGAGAAGCAATGGAATCCTATAAGGTTTATCTGGAATCTTTGGATTATGTTTGGCAAAGTAATAAAAATATGTCCTTAATGCAAGTCAACTCAATTGAGAGGTACTTGAAAACTCAAAAAGTGAAATTTAAACAAGTTTTTTATTCTGTCTGA